In the Pseudomonadota bacterium genome, CCTCCGGCGCCTTGCCGAGCAGCCCGCCCATCCACACCTGCCCGGTCAGCACGGGTTTGTGCGGGTCGGAGATGTCGTATTGGCGGATGTCGCCGTGCAGCCAGTTGCAGAAGTAGAGGAAGCGGTCGTCCATCGACAGCAGGATCACCGAGATCACGCCCGGCACCGGGATCGGCCACTCGGGGTGCGGCTCGTTCTCGACGTCGATGATCTTTTCCCACTGCCACTCGCCGGCGTCGTCTTTCCACCAGTGGATGATGTTGGCGCTGAGCGCGGCGCCGACGAAGCCGTGGCTGCTGTCGGGGTCGTGGTGGAAGCGCACTTCGAGTGGGATCAGGCCGTCTTCGCCGAGGTAGAAGGTCTGCTTGGGTTCCTTCTTCTCGAAGTCCCAGAGGTGGATTTCGCGGCCGTACTTCAGGTGGCCGACTTCCTCGAGGTCGAAGCCCGGCATGAAGGTGTTAGGCGCGGCCCACTCGGAACTCACCATCACGTTGTGGCGCGGCTGGTACCAGAAGTCGTAGCCGAACTTGATGTCGCCCATGCTGTTTTCCCAGCGGCCGACGATCTCGAAGTCCTTGTTGAGGTGCAGGTAGCCGCCCGGCGCGTTGCCTTTCGCGTCGCCGAGCATCGAGATGATGATTTCGGAGCCGAGGCAGTGGATCGTGTGCGGCGCCGAGAGGTTGGTCTTGGACTTAATCTCCTTCCCGTCGATCACCTTGTGCAGGGTCGGGTTGCGCGGGTCGGTCGCACAATCGACGATGTGCAGTTTGCTCGAACGCACGCCCGGCACGATCAGGTAGCGCCGCTGCATGCTCGGGTCGTCGAAACACGACGAGCACGCGTTCCAGCCCATGTGGTGCAGCTCGTCGCCGATGCCTGGCATCTCGAGGCGTGAGATCACCTGCGAGTAGGTGTCGCTCTCGGGGTCGGCGTCGATGGTGCAGAGGTAGTCCGGTTTCTGGATTCCCGTGCCGGTGTAGATGGCGATGGTGTACAGCAGCTTCTCGGCCGGCGCTTTCATCGCCTCCGCTGGGCTTGCGTAGCCCGGTCCGCAGCATTCCATTCGAGCAGTGTCCTCTGTCAGTGCGCTCCGCTTGGCGCCGGTCGGGCGTCTGCGGTGCGGTGGGGCGACCCGAGCCGCCGCGTGGCGTACGTGGGCGGTCAGTGCCCGGTGCGCTCGGCGATCGCGACGATGCGGTGCATCTCGCGCAACACCGGTTTCTCGATGAGTTTACCGTCAATCACCACGAGACCGGTGTCCGCCGCTTCGAACTCCGCGATGATACGCCGCGCGCGTGCAATCGTCTCTTGCGTTGGGGTGAACACCGCATTCAGTGACGCTATCTGTTTCGGGTGCACCGCGCCCTTGCCCGAGAACCCGAGCGCGCGCGCCTGCTCGGCCGCCTCGACCATGCCGTCCGGGTCGTCGAGGTCGAGCCAGGGCACGTCGATCACGTCGATACCCGCATTGGCCGCGGCGTGCACCACGCGCGAGCGTGCGTACAGCAAAGGCCCCCAGGCATTCTCACAGCGCAGCTCTGCCGCCATGTCCACCCCGCCGAACAACAGCGCGTCGATGCGCGGGCTGGCCTGGGCGATGTCGAAGGCGCACTCGAGCCCGGCGTTGGTCTCGATGATCACCTGCAGGCGGGTGGTGTGCCCGGCCTCGTCGAGCAGGCGGTCCAGCTGCACTACTTCGTCGGGCGTGCGCACCTTAGGCATCATCAGTGACGGCGGCGGCGTCTCGGTGGCGAGGATGGCGTTGACGTCCTCGATGCCGAAGCGCTCGCGCAGCGAGTTGATGCGCACCACCCGCTCGACGCCGTCGTCGGCCTGCGGCTCGGCAAACAGCGCCAGCGCGTTGGCACGCGCGGCGGCCTTGTCTTTGGGTGCGATGCCGTCTTCAAGCTCGACACAGACAATGTCGGCCCCGGAGGCAAGCGCTTTGGGAAACATCGCCGGCTTGAGGCCCGGGGTGAAGATGAAGCTGCGGCGGGGTTGGATCGTGTGTGACATCGGAGACCAAAAACTCAGGGTTGAAAGGACCGGCAGCTGACGCGTGAACACGCGGCATCGCCAGCACAGCCGGGAGTGTGACACGTGGGTGACACGTCGGCGTGCGCGCGAACCCGCAGCCTGCACAGGCGCGCAGCACAACAGTGTCCACGGCGAACCTGACGGAATACCGTGATACCCGCAGCGCCCCGCCCGCCAGCGGACCCCAATGGCACCGGGCTATGCACCATATTTATCACCAAAAGATGCTAGAATAGATGCACACACCGCAAGCCTACCCCATGAGAACCACTGTCACACTCGATGATGCGCTGGTGGCCGAAGCCAGCCGCCTGTCCGACATCCACGAACGCAGTGCGCTGCTGCGCGAAGCCTTGAACGCCCTGATTCAACGTGAAAGCGCCAAGCGGCTTGCGCGCCTCGGCGGCAGCGAGCCAGACCTGAAACCGGTTCCCCGGCGGCGCAGCGCACGGTAGGCCGCGCGCGATGCTGCTCGTCGACACCTCGGTGTGGGTCGACCACCTGCGCCGGAACGATCCCGCGCTGGTGACGGCGTTGCTCGACGGCCGCGTCGTCTGTCACCCGCACATCATTGGCGAACTCGCCCTGGGCTCGCTCGCCCATCGGGTCGCGATACTCACGCTGTTGCGCGCTCTGCCCGGTGTGACGGTGGCGCAAGACGACGAGGTGCTCACCGTCATCGAGCAACGTCAGCTGTTCGGTCGCGGCATCGGCTTCGTTGACTGTCACCTGCTCGCGTCGCTGTTGTTGACGCCAGGCACGGCCCTCTGGACGAGAGACAAGCGGCTGGCCGACGTCGCCGCAGAGCTCCAGCGTCACGGCTGACACCCCCAACTTCTCAACCTCGGCCCGGAAAGCGTGCGAGCACCTCGGCGGACCGCTCGCCGTCCGGTGTTACCACGTGCAATGCCGTGCCCGCGTCCCAGTGGGCGCGGTCGACCAGGGCGATGGCGACGTTCTGCTCGAAGCTCCAGCTCCAGGCGCAGGAGGACACCCGGCCCGCGGGCTCGCCGGCCGGCGTGGTGATCGGCCAGAAGGTGCCCATCGGCGGAACGGGCGGCCCGTCGATGCGCAGCGGGCGCACTTGCCGGGTGGGCTCGCGCTTCGCGCGCAGCGCGGCGAGGCCGAGGCACCCAGTGTCGGTGTCGATGTGGCAGAAGCGGCCGAGGCCGGCTTCAAAGGGCGTCATGTCGGGGGTGATGTCGCTCAGGTACGAGAGCAGACCGCCCTCGATGCGTTCGGCCTGCACCGGCGAGCCTGCGTGCACGTCGAGGTCGGCGCCCGCGTCCATCAAGCGGTCCCAGAGCGCACTGCCCTCCTCACCCTCGAAATACAACTCGAAGCCGCCTTGCAGCGAGTATCCCGAGCGCGCAAGGATCATCGGCGTGCCGTCGACGTCAACCCGTTTGTGCCGGAAGAACCCGACCGACACCGCATCGGCGCCGAACACCCGCTCGACCAGCGCGTCGGCGTTCGGCCCCTGGATGCCAAGCGGCGACACCGTGGGCTCGAACACCCGCACGTTCAGGTTCAACGCGGCCGCGACACCCTTGTAGAACAGGATCTGGTCGCTGTCGGCGATCGAGACCCAGTAGCGATCGGTGTCGACCTTCACCAGCACCGGGTCGTTGGTCATGTGCCCGTCGCCGTCGACGGTCGGGATGTAGTAGCACTGGTCGTCTGCCATGCGGCGAATGTCGCGCGGCGTCGACAGCTGCACCAGGCGCGCGGCGTCCGGGCCGGCAATCTCGATCTGTCGTTCGCAGCCCACGTCCCAGAGCTGCACGCCGCGCTTGAGGTGACGGTAATCGGCCTCCGGCGTCCGAAACCCCTTGGCGAGGAGCATGTGGTTGTAGACGATATAGCCCTGCGCTCCCGCGGCATGGGCGCGCGCGAAAAAGGGCGAGCGGCGCATGCGCACGGTCAGCGGCATGGTCGTCGATTCGGTGGTCATGGTCTTTTCTCGGGTGTCGATGCGGTCACATGGCAGCGCGGTCGTCTTCGCCGCTCTGGGCCGCGTAGATCGAGCTGTAGCCGCCCGACCAATCCGGCGGAATTTGGCAGGGGCGCGGGTCGTGTTCGGCCCAGTGTACCGGCTCGCCACGCACCACCTTGTAGGTGTTGACCGTCGGCGACGGGTGCGGCGTGTAGGGCTTGGCGTCGGCCGAGGTGTAGCAGTTGAGCAGCAGCGGCCGCGGGATCGGGCTGCGCGACGACGGCGAGTAGTGCAAGGTGCGCGCGTTGTGGATCGTGATGCTGCCGGCGTTGCCAGTCAGGTAGTCAACGCGGTCCATGTCGACCCCGGCGGCGTCTTCGTCCGAGAGCATGCCGGTCCAGTTGCCGTCCGCGTCGTACTGGTTGTACAGCGGCTCGTTGTGCGAGCCACGCAGTGCGGCCAGCGGGCCGTTCTCCATCGTGGTGTCGGCGAGGTAGCAGCCGATGGTCAGCACGTTGTAGTTGGTGTGCGGGAAGAACTGGATGTCCTGGTGCCACTTCACGGTGTCGGACTTGTCGAACCACTTGAAGTTGAGCTTCGAGTGGTGAAAAACGACGTTCGGTCCGACGAGGTCGGCGGCGACGTCGGCCATGAGGCCGGTGGAGAACCGCCAGTAGGCCTCGCTCGCGGTGTCGGGGCTATTGAGCCGGCGCAACACCGGGTTGTCTGGGCTGTGGCCCGGCCCGATGTCGAAGCGGTCACCCGATTCGCTCACGGCCTTGCTCTGCTCGACAAAAGCCTGCGTCACCGCCTGCAGCTCGGCGAGCGCGTCGGCCGGAACGAGGTCCTGTACACCGACAAAACCGTGGGTGAAATAGTCT is a window encoding:
- a CDS encoding type II toxin-antitoxin system VapC family toxin, which codes for MLLVDTSVWVDHLRRNDPALVTALLDGRVVCHPHIIGELALGSLAHRVAILTLLRALPGVTVAQDDEVLTVIEQRQLFGRGIGFVDCHLLASLLLTPGTALWTRDKRLADVAAELQRHG
- a CDS encoding CoA ester lyase → MSHTIQPRRSFIFTPGLKPAMFPKALASGADIVCVELEDGIAPKDKAAARANALALFAEPQADDGVERVVRINSLRERFGIEDVNAILATETPPPSLMMPKVRTPDEVVQLDRLLDEAGHTTRLQVIIETNAGLECAFDIAQASPRIDALLFGGVDMAAELRCENAWGPLLYARSRVVHAAANAGIDVIDVPWLDLDDPDGMVEAAEQARALGFSGKGAVHPKQIASLNAVFTPTQETIARARRIIAEFEAADTGLVVIDGKLIEKPVLREMHRIVAIAERTGH
- a CDS encoding selenium-binding family protein, yielding MECCGPGYASPAEAMKAPAEKLLYTIAIYTGTGIQKPDYLCTIDADPESDTYSQVISRLEMPGIGDELHHMGWNACSSCFDDPSMQRRYLIVPGVRSSKLHIVDCATDPRNPTLHKVIDGKEIKSKTNLSAPHTIHCLGSEIIISMLGDAKGNAPGGYLHLNKDFEIVGRWENSMGDIKFGYDFWYQPRHNVMVSSEWAAPNTFMPGFDLEEVGHLKYGREIHLWDFEKKEPKQTFYLGEDGLIPLEVRFHHDPDSSHGFVGAALSANIIHWWKDDAGEWQWEKIIDVENEPHPEWPIPVPGVISVILLSMDDRFLYFCNWLHGDIRQYDISDPHKPVLTGQVWMGGLLGKAPEVNGVRVTGGPQMIQLSLDGKRLYVTTSLFSTWDNQFYPEIRTNGGCMLRVNCDTENGGMAIDPDFVVDFGKEPNGPSRCHETRYPGGDCTS
- a CDS encoding phytanoyl-CoA dioxygenase family protein; this encodes MTPDQILSHPARVLTQQQREDYFTHGFVGVQDLVPADALAELQAVTQAFVEQSKAVSESGDRFDIGPGHSPDNPVLRRLNSPDTASEAYWRFSTGLMADVAADLVGPNVVFHHSKLNFKWFDKSDTVKWHQDIQFFPHTNYNVLTIGCYLADTTMENGPLAALRGSHNEPLYNQYDADGNWTGMLSDEDAAGVDMDRVDYLTGNAGSITIHNARTLHYSPSSRSPIPRPLLLNCYTSADAKPYTPHPSPTVNTYKVVRGEPVHWAEHDPRPCQIPPDWSGGYSSIYAAQSGEDDRAAM
- a CDS encoding type II toxin-antitoxin system VapB family antitoxin → MRTTVTLDDALVAEASRLSDIHERSALLREALNALIQRESAKRLARLGGSEPDLKPVPRRRSAR
- a CDS encoding dimethylsulfoniopropionate demethylase, whose translation is MTTESTTMPLTVRMRRSPFFARAHAAGAQGYIVYNHMLLAKGFRTPEADYRHLKRGVQLWDVGCERQIEIAGPDAARLVQLSTPRDIRRMADDQCYYIPTVDGDGHMTNDPVLVKVDTDRYWVSIADSDQILFYKGVAAALNLNVRVFEPTVSPLGIQGPNADALVERVFGADAVSVGFFRHKRVDVDGTPMILARSGYSLQGGFELYFEGEEGSALWDRLMDAGADLDVHAGSPVQAERIEGGLLSYLSDITPDMTPFEAGLGRFCHIDTDTGCLGLAALRAKREPTRQVRPLRIDGPPVPPMGTFWPITTPAGEPAGRVSSCAWSWSFEQNVAIALVDRAHWDAGTALHVVTPDGERSAEVLARFPGRG